A section of the Gloeobacter violaceus PCC 7421 genome encodes:
- the ccsB gene encoding c-type cytochrome biogenesis protein CcsB, translating to MNASQLVAIQVLLDNAAFAALMVATALYWLAAAFRRVPLLHELGTGASAVALLSVTGLLTARWIETDHFPVSNLYESLFFLCWCVLAVHIAAEAFARQRLVGVFTLPVALGMVAFSSLTLSPAMKAGGPLVPALKSNWLMMHVSVMILSYGALMVGSLVSIAFLIVTWKQKDPELRGSSVGTGGFQKAEYTDSESTPPAGSMLSSLGVGGSETTVTLTSATATAGTALRRSNLAETLDNLSYRLIGLGFPLITVGIIAGAVWANEAWGSYWSWDPKETWSLITWFIFAAYLHARITRGWQGRRPATLAAVGFVSVWITYLGVNFLAQGLHSYGWLSGN from the coding sequence TGCTTCTCGACAACGCCGCCTTTGCCGCTTTGATGGTGGCCACCGCTCTCTACTGGCTGGCCGCCGCCTTTCGCCGGGTGCCGCTGTTGCACGAACTGGGCACCGGCGCCTCGGCGGTGGCGCTTTTGAGCGTCACGGGCCTGCTCACCGCCCGCTGGATCGAGACGGACCACTTTCCGGTGAGCAACCTTTACGAATCGCTGTTTTTCTTGTGCTGGTGCGTGCTCGCCGTCCACATCGCCGCCGAAGCCTTCGCCCGCCAGCGGCTGGTGGGCGTGTTCACCCTGCCGGTGGCGCTCGGCATGGTTGCGTTTTCTTCATTGACGCTCTCACCCGCGATGAAGGCCGGCGGACCGCTGGTGCCCGCCCTCAAATCCAACTGGCTGATGATGCACGTGAGCGTGATGATCCTGAGCTACGGCGCGCTGATGGTCGGTTCGCTGGTGTCCATTGCCTTTTTGATCGTCACCTGGAAGCAAAAAGACCCCGAATTGCGGGGCAGCTCCGTGGGCACCGGCGGGTTTCAGAAAGCCGAATACACCGACTCCGAGAGCACACCGCCCGCGGGTTCGATGCTTTCGAGCCTGGGTGTGGGTGGAAGTGAGACCACTGTCACTCTCACTTCCGCCACCGCCACCGCCGGTACTGCCCTGCGCCGCTCGAATCTGGCCGAGACCCTCGACAATCTGAGTTACCGCCTGATCGGCCTGGGCTTTCCGCTGATCACCGTGGGCATCATCGCCGGGGCCGTCTGGGCCAACGAAGCCTGGGGTTCCTACTGGAGCTGGGATCCCAAGGAAACCTGGTCGCTGATTACCTGGTTCATCTTTGCGGCCTACCTGCACGCGCGCATCACCCGGGGCTGGCAGGGCCGTCGCCCGGCTACGCTCGCGGCGGTGGGTTTCGTTTCGGTATGGATCACTTATCTTGGGGTCAACTTCCTGGCCCAGGGCCTGCACAGCTACGGCTGGCTGTCTGGAAACTGA
- the lepB gene encoding signal peptidase I: MVEHPNSTEPSRPSVAHGFWRWFSSQRENLQTIVLAVFLALFIRSFVAEARYIPSGSMEPTLRIDDRLIVEKLSYEFQQPERGQVIVFTPPKRTNIDQAFIKRVIGLPGDTIEVKNGKVLLNGRTLNEPYIATPPAYILPRQKVPAGHFFVMGDNRNNSFDSHLWGFLPRQNVIGRAVFRFWPLERVGAIE, from the coding sequence GTGGTGGAGCATCCAAATTCGACCGAGCCATCCCGGCCATCCGTTGCCCACGGTTTCTGGCGCTGGTTCTCCAGTCAGCGCGAAAACCTCCAGACCATCGTGCTTGCTGTCTTCCTGGCGCTATTTATTCGCTCGTTCGTCGCCGAGGCGCGCTATATCCCTTCCGGTTCGATGGAGCCGACCTTGCGCATCGACGACCGGCTCATCGTCGAAAAGCTCAGCTACGAATTTCAACAGCCCGAGCGCGGCCAGGTGATCGTCTTCACACCGCCCAAGCGCACCAACATCGACCAAGCCTTCATCAAGCGCGTCATCGGCCTGCCGGGGGACACCATCGAAGTCAAAAACGGCAAAGTCCTCCTCAACGGCAGGACTTTAAACGAGCCCTACATTGCCACTCCCCCCGCCTACATCCTGCCTCGCCAGAAAGTACCGGCGGGTCATTTTTTTGTGATGGGCGACAACCGCAACAACAGCTTCGACTCGCACCTGTGGGGCTTCCTGCCGCGCCAGAACGTGATCGGCCGGGCCGTCTTCCGCTTCTGGCCCCTCGAACGGGTCGGGGCAATCGAGTGA
- a CDS encoding type II toxin-antitoxin system VapC family toxin encodes MKHLLDSHTLLWYTLGEVQLSSTASRLILDLDNEAFISPASFWEIAIKISINKLTLHQPYKDFMDGCLNQYGFTILPITPRHTGALTTMPFHHKDPFDRLLVAQALVEDIPLVSADVVFDQYGIKRIW; translated from the coding sequence GTGAAGCACCTTCTTGATTCCCACACACTACTCTGGTACACGCTTGGTGAAGTACAACTCAGTAGCACGGCAAGCAGGTTGATACTCGATCTGGATAACGAGGCGTTCATCAGCCCGGCTTCATTTTGGGAAATTGCCATCAAAATCAGCATCAACAAGCTCACCCTACATCAGCCCTACAAGGATTTTATGGATGGGTGTCTGAATCAGTACGGTTTCACAATCCTTCCCATCACCCCGAGACACACTGGTGCCCTGACCACGATGCCGTTTCACCACAAAGACCCATTCGACCGGCTCCTGGTGGCTCAGGCATTGGTTGAAGATATTCCACTCGTGAGTGCCGATGTTGTCTTCGATCAGTATGGGATCAAACGTATTTGGTAG
- a CDS encoding type II toxin-antitoxin system Phd/YefM family antitoxin: protein MVTITIQEAQANLPDLLHNLKPGEELVITENERPLAKLVSQKPPLTQRPGPGLLKGMITIMADDDDHLQDFAEYMP from the coding sequence ATGGTGACGATCACGATTCAAGAAGCGCAGGCAAACTTGCCGGACTTGCTCCACAATCTGAAACCGGGTGAAGAGTTGGTGATTACTGAGAACGAGCGTCCGCTAGCAAAGCTGGTCAGTCAAAAGCCTCCGCTAACCCAACGTCCGGGACCAGGGCTTTTGAAGGGAATGATCACCATCATGGCAGATGATGATGATCATTTGCAGGACTTTGCAGAGTACATGCCGTGA
- a CDS encoding DUF433 domain-containing protein — translation MSMHWQERISVDPNICHGKVCIKGTRIMVSVILDNLAAGESHQAIMDSYHIEEADIQAALFYAADLARDRMVALPIGAAQ, via the coding sequence ATGTCTATGCACTGGCAAGAGCGCATTAGTGTCGATCCGAACATATGCCACGGTAAGGTGTGCATCAAGGGCACCCGGATTATGGTGTCGGTGATTCTCGACAATTTGGCAGCAGGGGAATCACACCAAGCCATTATGGATAGTTATCACATTGAGGAAGCGGATATTCAGGCGGCTCTGTTTTACGCAGCAGATCTGGCCCGCGATCGCATGGTCGCTCTCCCCATTGGGGCAGCCCAATAG
- a CDS encoding BlaI/MecI/CopY family transcriptional regulator, with translation MNPTETSRIVRAHRSGLKKLLGEQEAEIMEQVWAISGPVLAKQVHERLPANVSLAYSTVACTMGRLVQKGLLQVINGNTKPYLYLPTLSREQFIQRAVDQLLESLAVDFPAAVSSFVRKESSKDAAHLVEKIAQLED, from the coding sequence ATGAACCCCACCGAAACCAGCCGCATCGTCCGTGCCCACCGCTCCGGCCTCAAGAAGCTCTTGGGTGAGCAGGAAGCCGAGATCATGGAGCAAGTCTGGGCAATAAGTGGACCGGTGCTTGCCAAACAGGTGCACGAGCGGTTGCCTGCGAATGTCAGCCTCGCCTACTCGACGGTCGCCTGCACGATGGGACGACTGGTGCAAAAAGGGCTGCTGCAAGTGATCAACGGCAACACAAAGCCCTATCTGTACCTGCCTACCCTCAGCCGCGAACAGTTTATCCAGCGGGCGGTCGATCAGTTGCTCGAATCGCTCGCGGTGGATTTTCCGGCGGCGGTTTCAAGCTTTGTGCGCAAAGAAAGCTCCAAAGATGCGGCTCACTTGGTCGAGAAAATTGCGCAACTGGAGGATTGA
- a CDS encoding M56 family metallopeptidase: MIAMELFPVLVAVVIYGLTLLAVGRLARTRPEARVVLRYASLLVPAAAAALALAHLHADLQPVDLDSWLCLPLWSLAAMGLLAMGFAAGFFWEQVRLERQLHIWAEPAQGELTEALAPLAAKMGLARVPQVHLVAADAPLALTIGVLRPRIYVSSWLVERLDSVEIEQVLAHELAHIARSDNLIALVATALMGATAFLPTSWQAVRALLRERELAADELAVAVTGKPIALARGLLKAGVPDHPAFTAAAGLLEAGSITERVDNLLRLHSSRPERTSPVQWREKTALMAMTALGPLALTWFVFDLPHLLQLP; this comes from the coding sequence ATGATCGCCATGGAACTATTTCCAGTGCTGGTGGCCGTGGTGATCTACGGCCTGACCTTGCTCGCCGTCGGCAGGCTCGCCCGCACCCGTCCCGAAGCGCGGGTGGTGCTGAGGTACGCAAGCTTGCTGGTTCCGGCGGCGGCGGCAGCCCTCGCCCTGGCGCATCTGCACGCCGACTTGCAGCCCGTGGACCTGGACAGCTGGTTGTGCCTGCCGTTGTGGTCGCTCGCAGCGATGGGCCTGCTGGCGATGGGCTTCGCGGCCGGATTTTTTTGGGAGCAGGTCCGCCTGGAGCGGCAGTTGCACATCTGGGCCGAACCTGCCCAGGGCGAACTGACCGAAGCCCTGGCGCCGCTCGCAGCGAAAATGGGCTTGGCGCGAGTACCGCAAGTGCATCTGGTCGCCGCCGATGCGCCGCTTGCCCTCACCATCGGCGTTCTCAGACCGCGCATTTATGTGTCGAGTTGGCTGGTCGAGCGGCTCGATTCGGTCGAAATCGAGCAGGTACTCGCCCACGAACTGGCCCACATTGCCCGCTCGGACAACTTGATTGCCCTGGTGGCCACCGCCTTGATGGGGGCGACCGCCTTTTTGCCCACCAGCTGGCAGGCCGTGCGCGCCCTGCTGCGCGAGCGCGAACTGGCCGCGGACGAACTGGCGGTCGCCGTTACCGGCAAACCGATCGCCCTCGCCCGCGGCCTGCTCAAAGCGGGCGTGCCGGACCACCCGGCCTTCACCGCGGCGGCCGGTCTGCTCGAAGCCGGTTCGATTACCGAGCGCGTCGATAACCTGCTGCGCCTGCACTCGTCCCGGCCCGAGCGCACCAGCCCTGTTCAGTGGCGCGAAAAAACGGCTCTGATGGCCATGACCGCCCTCGGGCCGCTCGCCCTCACCTGGTTCGTCTTCGATCTGCCCCACCTGCTGCAGCTGCCCTGA
- a CDS encoding TolC family protein yields MRRWVAGVVLALLLPKAAAAQVLELEQAFELALVKSPQAMALGRRLAVSEAEVLVAGAVLNPSIGATFESAGAENRSNVPYIEQTFELGGKRDARLAVADSQVAITRVQIAEALRELRAQVRRAYAELLVVRAGSEALQEVAAAGERLQVVAAQRFRLGDIPELDLIRARQELALAQNELQLARSREAAARIQLNTLIGRDPGAAVTVPTVAQFSLRVENDSLLPPDNRPSGEREDKLRGLIALALASRADLQVLGGQVALAGAERRLAEAERAPDLRVGAGPRLSFGETLQVGAAAAVNVNFPLWYAQQGQIARAEASARQLETEREALVARIKAEVESAFVRVLSAREQQQIYEQGLLPTARTVEQTARLAYERGKADLTVAIGAQTTGNLTRNRYYQSILEYQTALADLEKAIGVPLTT; encoded by the coding sequence GTGCGTCGCTGGGTTGCGGGTGTGGTGTTGGCGTTGTTGCTGCCGAAGGCGGCGGCAGCCCAGGTCTTGGAGCTGGAGCAGGCTTTTGAGCTGGCCCTGGTCAAAAGTCCGCAGGCGATGGCGCTCGGGCGGCGGCTGGCGGTGAGCGAGGCGGAGGTGCTGGTGGCCGGGGCGGTGCTCAACCCTTCGATCGGGGCCACTTTTGAGAGTGCCGGGGCCGAAAACCGCAGCAACGTGCCCTATATCGAACAGACATTTGAACTCGGGGGCAAGCGCGACGCCCGGTTGGCGGTAGCCGACAGCCAGGTGGCCATCACCCGGGTGCAGATCGCCGAGGCGCTGCGGGAACTGCGCGCCCAGGTGCGCAGAGCCTACGCCGAATTGTTGGTGGTGCGCGCCGGTTCCGAGGCTCTGCAGGAAGTAGCGGCGGCGGGGGAGCGACTGCAGGTGGTGGCGGCCCAGCGCTTTCGCCTCGGGGACATTCCTGAACTGGATCTGATCCGCGCCCGGCAAGAACTGGCCCTGGCGCAAAACGAACTGCAGTTGGCCCGTTCGCGCGAAGCCGCTGCCCGTATCCAGCTCAACACGCTGATCGGCCGTGACCCCGGAGCGGCGGTGACAGTGCCGACGGTGGCCCAGTTTTCGCTGCGGGTCGAAAACGACAGCCTGCTGCCCCCCGACAACCGGCCCTCGGGCGAGCGCGAAGACAAACTGCGCGGTTTGATCGCCCTGGCCCTCGCCAGCCGCGCCGATTTGCAGGTGTTGGGAGGCCAGGTGGCCTTGGCTGGAGCCGAGCGGCGGCTCGCCGAGGCTGAGCGCGCCCCGGATCTGCGCGTCGGTGCCGGGCCGCGGCTCTCCTTTGGCGAAACGCTGCAGGTGGGGGCGGCGGCGGCGGTGAACGTGAACTTTCCGCTCTGGTACGCCCAGCAGGGCCAGATCGCCCGGGCCGAGGCGAGCGCCAGGCAACTCGAAACCGAGCGCGAGGCGCTGGTGGCGCGCATCAAAGCCGAAGTCGAGTCGGCTTTTGTGCGGGTGCTCAGTGCCCGCGAGCAACAGCAAATTTACGAGCAGGGGCTGCTGCCCACCGCCCGCACCGTCGAGCAGACGGCCCGCCTGGCCTACGAGCGGGGCAAGGCGGATCTGACGGTGGCCATCGGCGCCCAGACCACCGGCAACCTGACCCGCAACCGCTACTACCAGTCGATCCTCGAATACCAGACGGCCCTGGCCGATCTGGAAAAGGCGATCGGTGTTCCCCTCACCACCTGA
- a CDS encoding efflux RND transporter periplasmic adaptor subunit, whose product MSKAMFGIRIVGSAALLAGVLYATPVLAHGNHGDKEFAGNKPAAVAGEQVKVAPDVQKALGLAVTAVGEQVLRAGFEANGRIEAIPGRSAEILAPVAGRVLRLVASRGQAVRRGETLLVLDSSEIRALAVQSEQAKAAARAESKQAEARLRLARSTFEREKELVDLKISARKDFQVAQSEYEQAAADLEAVRARLRLSGAQLDARLAQLGQRGVQAARDGRVTVASAVSGFVAQQSVSAGEAVEAGTPLYRVVDTAGGVWATAQIYEQDLAQVRVGRPVEVVTAAYPGQVFKGRVDSVDPAVDPETRTLAVRAVLANPGGRLKPEMFATLRVTTSDRPAAVSVIPRSAVVEADGARIVYVQNGPDVFEPVEVDLGRLSGELIEVKSGVYPGDLVVSRRAFQLRAQALKGGIPAEDGASGEIESEKPKPESPSPGGTPWWALTFGAIGLAGVAFWAGARFAAGRVAGVGLGAGEGAPPHRSAARPRR is encoded by the coding sequence ATGTCCAAGGCCATGTTCGGTATACGAATCGTCGGGTCGGCCGCTCTGCTAGCCGGAGTGCTTTATGCCACCCCGGTCCTGGCCCATGGCAACCACGGCGATAAGGAATTTGCCGGAAACAAGCCAGCGGCGGTTGCAGGCGAGCAGGTGAAGGTAGCCCCCGACGTGCAAAAGGCGCTCGGGCTTGCCGTCACGGCTGTGGGCGAGCAGGTGTTGCGCGCAGGTTTCGAGGCGAACGGCCGCATCGAGGCGATTCCTGGCCGCAGTGCCGAGATCCTGGCTCCCGTGGCCGGTCGAGTCTTGCGGCTGGTCGCCTCGCGCGGGCAGGCGGTGCGCCGGGGTGAAACCTTACTGGTGCTCGACAGCTCCGAGATTCGCGCCCTCGCTGTGCAGAGCGAGCAGGCAAAAGCCGCCGCCCGCGCCGAGTCGAAGCAGGCCGAGGCCCGGCTGCGGCTGGCGAGGAGCACCTTCGAGCGCGAAAAGGAACTGGTGGATCTGAAGATTTCGGCGCGCAAAGATTTTCAGGTGGCCCAATCCGAGTACGAGCAGGCGGCAGCCGATCTCGAAGCAGTCAGAGCGCGTCTGAGGCTGAGCGGGGCGCAACTGGACGCCCGCCTCGCCCAACTCGGACAGCGCGGGGTGCAGGCGGCCCGCGACGGCCGCGTCACCGTCGCTTCTGCGGTGAGCGGCTTCGTGGCGCAGCAGAGCGTCAGTGCCGGGGAGGCGGTTGAAGCGGGGACGCCCCTGTACCGGGTGGTGGACACCGCCGGTGGAGTCTGGGCGACGGCGCAGATCTACGAACAAGACCTGGCGCAGGTGCGGGTGGGCCGGCCGGTGGAAGTGGTGACGGCCGCCTACCCGGGCCAGGTCTTCAAAGGCCGTGTGGACAGTGTCGATCCTGCCGTCGATCCCGAGACGCGCACGCTTGCGGTGCGGGCGGTGCTCGCCAACCCCGGCGGCCGTCTCAAGCCCGAGATGTTCGCCACCCTGCGCGTGACGACCAGCGACCGCCCGGCTGCTGTATCGGTCATTCCCCGCTCCGCCGTGGTCGAGGCGGATGGGGCGCGGATCGTCTATGTCCAGAACGGTCCCGACGTCTTTGAGCCGGTGGAGGTGGATCTGGGTCGGCTAAGCGGCGAACTGATTGAAGTCAAAAGCGGTGTCTATCCGGGCGACCTGGTCGTGAGCCGCCGCGCTTTTCAGCTACGTGCCCAGGCGCTCAAGGGCGGCATCCCGGCTGAAGACGGCGCCTCCGGCGAGATCGAATCGGAAAAGCCAAAGCCCGAGAGTCCGTCACCGGGCGGTACGCCCTGGTGGGCGCTCACCTTTGGGGCTATCGGGTTGGCCGGTGTCGCTTTTTGGGCCGGGGCGCGCTTTGCGGCGGGGCGCGTCGCCGGTGTCGGCCTGGGCGCCGGGGAGGGGGCTCCGCCGCATCGCTCCGCCGCCCGTCCGCGCCGCTAG
- a CDS encoding efflux RND transporter permease subunit — protein sequence MLNQLIFWSIVQRWLVVLASVLLLVVGTAVVVRMPLDVFPNFAPPQVVLQTEASGLAPEEVESLVTIPLESALGGMPGLTDIRSSSAVGLSVITVVFDWGTDVFRARQLVTERVSQVAGRLPEGVSPPLLSPISSPVGDVIKYALTIDPDAKVQKRTSLLDLATTANWQIRNRLLAVPGVTRVLVIGGGELQYQVLVEPAKLRQYGVTLNQVSEAVAKANVNAAGGFLQTPDEEFLIRGVGRITSLAELGKSVVVVRGGIPVRLSEVARIQTGAGVKRGDGSLGGREAVIVTVTRQPFADTPTVTRGVEAAMADLVSTLPKDVKVTVTFRQEDFIEKSVGNVVEALRDGAIIVAVILVLFLGNWRTMLITLTALPLSVVLGLLALNWFGVGLNTMTLGGLAIALGEVIDDAIIDAENVYRRLRENRLRPDPAPALQVVFAGSVQIRTSVVFATLILGVVIAPIFALSGVEGRIFTPLGLAYVFAVAASLAVALTLTPALCYVLLAGRDLPEEETTTVRVLKKLYRPVLRFALARPIPVLAASAAAFAASLVLIPFLGRTFLPEFQERSLIIAVSQLPGASLASTQQLGIALEKALMRHPEIETAQFRAGRALGDDDAGGVNFGELDVQVAAGAQDREAVLEMIRAEFARFPGVAVNVGGFISHRVDEVLSGTRAAIAIKVFGPDLAQLRRLAGEVEAVMKTVPGTVDLQIEPQVPVNQYTVRFNRDAAARYGLAVGDLAEAVETAFNGRAVSQVLKDQRLFNLVIWLAPEARNRPEALSDLLVDTPTGQKIPLSQVAAVVLDKGPNTINRQNVSRRIVVAANAGGRDIGSLIAEAREKISQQVPLPDGYYIDYGGQFEAQERATRELILFGVLALLGVAVLLYLAVRSVRSTLLILANLPLAFIGGIVAVWFGGGVLSVASLVGFITLFGIANRNGIILVTTYQQRMAAGESFDEAIEEGSVERLSPVLMTALTAALAMVPLMVGSGAGKEILQPLAVVVFGGLFTSTALTLVVIPALFERFGERTAPVISEQEKVAMDLQSVLADRQ from the coding sequence ATGCTCAACCAACTGATTTTCTGGTCGATCGTCCAGCGCTGGCTGGTGGTGCTCGCCTCGGTGCTGCTGCTGGTGGTGGGTACCGCCGTCGTCGTGCGCATGCCCCTCGACGTCTTTCCCAACTTCGCTCCGCCCCAGGTGGTCCTCCAGACCGAGGCGTCGGGACTGGCGCCGGAGGAAGTCGAGTCGCTGGTCACCATTCCCCTCGAGAGTGCCCTGGGCGGCATGCCGGGGCTCACCGACATCCGCTCCAGCTCCGCCGTGGGCCTCTCGGTGATCACGGTCGTCTTCGACTGGGGCACCGATGTTTTTCGCGCCCGCCAACTGGTCACCGAGCGCGTCTCGCAGGTGGCGGGCCGTTTGCCCGAGGGGGTGAGCCCGCCGTTGCTCTCGCCCATCAGCTCGCCCGTGGGCGATGTGATCAAGTACGCCCTCACCATCGACCCCGACGCAAAAGTCCAGAAGCGCACCTCGCTATTGGATCTGGCCACCACCGCCAACTGGCAGATCCGCAACCGGCTTCTGGCGGTGCCGGGGGTCACCCGCGTGCTGGTCATCGGCGGCGGCGAATTGCAGTACCAGGTGCTGGTGGAGCCTGCGAAGCTGCGCCAGTACGGCGTCACGTTAAATCAAGTGAGCGAGGCGGTGGCCAAGGCCAACGTCAACGCGGCGGGGGGCTTCTTGCAGACGCCGGACGAAGAATTTCTGATCCGCGGCGTTGGTCGCATCACTTCGCTGGCCGAATTGGGCAAGTCGGTGGTGGTGGTGCGCGGGGGGATCCCCGTGCGGCTGTCGGAAGTGGCACGCATCCAGACCGGCGCCGGGGTCAAGCGCGGCGACGGCTCGCTGGGTGGCCGGGAGGCGGTGATCGTGACGGTCACCCGCCAACCGTTTGCCGATACCCCCACCGTGACGCGCGGCGTGGAAGCGGCGATGGCGGACCTGGTCTCGACCTTGCCCAAGGACGTCAAGGTGACCGTCACCTTCCGGCAGGAGGACTTTATCGAGAAGTCCGTGGGCAACGTCGTCGAGGCGCTCAGGGACGGGGCGATTATCGTCGCGGTGATTCTGGTGCTCTTTTTGGGCAACTGGCGCACGATGCTCATCACGCTCACCGCCCTGCCGCTCTCGGTGGTGCTCGGGTTGCTGGCGCTCAACTGGTTTGGCGTCGGGCTCAACACGATGACGCTCGGAGGGCTCGCGATTGCCCTGGGTGAAGTAATTGACGATGCGATCATCGATGCGGAGAACGTTTACCGTCGACTGCGCGAGAACCGGCTGCGGCCCGACCCGGCGCCGGCTTTGCAGGTGGTCTTCGCAGGTTCGGTGCAAATCCGTACCTCCGTGGTTTTCGCGACCTTGATTTTGGGGGTCGTCATTGCTCCCATCTTTGCGCTGAGCGGCGTCGAGGGCCGCATCTTCACCCCGCTGGGGCTTGCCTATGTCTTTGCTGTCGCCGCTTCGCTCGCGGTGGCGCTCACCCTCACCCCGGCGCTTTGCTATGTGCTTCTGGCAGGCCGGGATCTGCCCGAGGAGGAGACAACCACGGTGCGGGTACTCAAAAAACTCTACCGGCCGGTGTTGCGCTTTGCCCTGGCCCGCCCGATTCCTGTGTTGGCCGCTTCGGCGGCGGCCTTTGCCGCCTCGCTCGTGCTGATTCCGTTTTTGGGGCGGACCTTTTTGCCGGAATTTCAGGAGCGCAGCTTGATCATCGCCGTCTCGCAGCTGCCGGGTGCGTCGCTTGCTTCTACTCAGCAGTTGGGGATCGCCCTCGAAAAAGCCCTGATGCGCCACCCGGAGATCGAGACGGCCCAGTTTCGCGCCGGCCGCGCCCTGGGGGACGATGACGCGGGGGGGGTGAATTTCGGCGAACTGGACGTGCAGGTGGCAGCCGGTGCCCAGGACCGCGAGGCGGTGCTCGAGATGATCCGCGCCGAATTCGCCCGTTTTCCCGGTGTGGCCGTGAATGTGGGCGGATTTATCTCCCACCGCGTCGATGAAGTGCTCTCCGGGACGCGGGCGGCTATCGCCATCAAAGTCTTCGGTCCCGACCTCGCCCAATTGCGCCGCCTCGCCGGGGAGGTCGAAGCGGTGATGAAGACCGTCCCGGGCACCGTCGATCTGCAAATCGAGCCGCAGGTGCCGGTGAACCAGTACACGGTGCGCTTCAACCGCGACGCGGCGGCCCGCTATGGTCTGGCGGTGGGGGATCTGGCCGAGGCGGTGGAGACGGCCTTCAACGGTCGGGCGGTCTCTCAGGTGCTCAAAGACCAACGGCTGTTCAACCTGGTGATCTGGCTCGCCCCGGAGGCGCGCAACCGGCCCGAGGCGCTCTCCGATTTGCTCGTCGACACCCCCACCGGCCAGAAAATTCCGCTCTCGCAGGTAGCGGCGGTCGTGCTCGACAAAGGCCCCAACACGATCAACCGCCAGAATGTTTCGCGCCGCATCGTGGTGGCCGCCAACGCCGGCGGGCGCGACATCGGCTCATTGATCGCCGAGGCGCGCGAAAAAATCTCCCAACAGGTGCCCTTGCCCGACGGCTATTACATCGACTACGGCGGCCAGTTCGAAGCCCAGGAGCGCGCCACCCGCGAACTGATTCTCTTCGGGGTGTTGGCGCTTTTGGGGGTGGCGGTGCTGTTGTACCTGGCGGTGCGCTCGGTGCGCTCGACGCTGCTGATTCTGGCCAATTTGCCTTTAGCTTTTATCGGCGGCATCGTGGCCGTTTGGTTCGGAGGCGGGGTGCTCTCGGTCGCATCGCTGGTGGGCTTTATCACCCTGTTTGGCATCGCCAACCGCAACGGCATCATTCTGGTCACCACCTACCAGCAGCGGATGGCGGCCGGGGAAAGTTTCGATGAGGCCATCGAAGAAGGATCGGTCGAGCGACTCTCGCCGGTACTGATGACCGCCCTGACCGCCGCCCTGGCCATGGTGCCCTTGATGGTGGGTTCCGGCGCCGGTAAGGAGATTCTCCAGCCGTTGGCGGTGGTGGTTTTTGGCGGACTCTTCACCTCCACTGCGCTCACGCTGGTGGTGATCCCGGCTTTGTTCGAACGCTTCGGCGAGCGGACGGCCCCGGTGATCAGCGAGCAGGAAAAAGTGGCGATGGACCTGCAGAGCGTGCTTGCCGACAGGCAGTAA